One genomic window of Struthio camelus isolate bStrCam1 chromosome 1, bStrCam1.hap1, whole genome shotgun sequence includes the following:
- the LOC138068428 gene encoding alpha-1-macroglobulin-like, whose protein sequence is MKRRPGHYNNERCTKEAVPCLPINLVDSLITPVSHVQCVPPIKLCKGVQGDHPQLSTIFLFFLQLEGNQLIERTELSTNHVLVYLEKLSNTTLNFSFTVERDIPVQGLKPAQVKVYDYYETDEFAVEEYNAPCTTAKAEQGNA, encoded by the exons ATGAAGAGGAGGCCTGGGCATTATAACAATGAGAGGTGCACCAAGGAGGCAGTTCCTTGCCTCCCAATCAACTTAGTTGATTCCCTCATTACCCCCGTGTCTCATGTACAGTGTGTCCCACCCATAAAGCTCTGCAAGGGGGTACAGGGAGACCACCCTCAACTCAGtaccatctttctcttctttcttcagctggaagGCAACCAACTTATTGAGCGCACAGAATTGAGTACCAACCATGTCCTAGTATATCTGGAGAAG ctgagcAACACGACCCTGAACTTCTCCTTCACGGTGGAGCGGGACATCCCTGTTCAGGGCCTAAAGCCAGCTCAAGTGAAGGTCTATGACTACTATGAGACAG ATGAGTTTGCTGTTGAGGAATACAATGCTCCCTGCACCACAG CCAAGGCTGAGCAAGGAAATGCCTGA